The Ictalurus punctatus breed USDA103 unplaced genomic scaffold, Coco_2.0 Super-Scaffold_100, whole genome shotgun sequence genome has a window encoding:
- the LOC128629747 gene encoding histone H2B-like, whose translation MPDPAKTAPKKGSKKAVTKTAGKGGKKRRKSRKESYAIYVYKVLKQVHPDTGISSKAMGIMNSFVNDIFERIAGESSRLAHYNKRSTITSREIQTAVRLLLPGELAKHAVSEGTKAVTKYTSSK comes from the coding sequence ATGCCCGATCCAGCCAAGACCGCGCCCAAGAAGGGatcaaagaaagccgtgaccaagacggccggcaaaggaggcaagaagcgcagaaagtccCGGAAGGAGAGTTAcgccatctacgtgtacaaggtcCTGAAGCAGGTGCATCCTGACACCGgcatctcatccaaggccatgggcatcatgaactccttcgtgaatgatatttttgagcgcatCGCCGGTGAGTCTTCTCGTCTGGCTCACTACAACAAGCGCTCTACTATCACCTCCAGGGAGATCCAGACCGCCGTGCGCCTGTTGCTTCCCGGCGAGCTGGCCAAGCACGCCGTGTCCGAGGGCACAAAGGCCGtcaccaagtacaccagctccaagTAA